Proteins co-encoded in one Octopus bimaculoides isolate UCB-OBI-ISO-001 chromosome 7, ASM119413v2, whole genome shotgun sequence genomic window:
- the LOC106870656 gene encoding ankyrin repeat domain-containing protein 40 isoform X2 — MENDDQTQQNTDVAPHVLEGSFREAAACGDMEKLTEIVESGVDVNSQSSLHGCTALHWATIRNHTSVVAFLLTHGADKNIKNFDGNIPAELTSDSTIHQLLGVSDAAALDIKEPNLPIHPNYLAHPPFPHTTPTQSTPSSAPQQLPPSKGLYSYNTENVTDATAALDIKEQNIPIHSNYQAHRTMPHANPAQPALSGVPQQQMAPSKGLFAFNLENEIVLRARVANVEEQDYIEIELDRSSLTFDALLNLLCQELNIDKRLVYKIRKLPNTIIRKDKDVKRLVDFQELELILTNKAISASSRTYGVGTKLKSEQILY, encoded by the exons ATGGAAAACGACgaccagacacaacagaatacagACGTTGCTCCTCATGTATTGGAAGGAAGTTTTCGAGAAGCAGCTGCCTGTGGGGACATGGAAAAACTGACCGAAATCGTGGAAAGTGGTGTAGATGTTAATTCACAGAGCAGTCTTCATGGGTG tactGCTTTGCACTGGGCTACAATTAGAAACCATACATCTGTTGTTGCTTTCCTTTTGACACATGGtgcagataaaaatataaaaaattttgaTGGTAACATCCCTGCTGAATTAACATCAGACTCCACCATACATCAGTTACTGGGAG tCTCAGATGCTGCTGCTTTGGATATAAAGGAACCCAACTTACCAATTCATCCAAATTACTTAGCTCATCCTCCATTTCCGCACACAACTCCTACGCAGTCCACACCTTCAAGTGCCCCTCAACAGCTGCCTCCATCCAAAGGACTATATTCATATAACACTGAGAATG TCACAGATGCCACTGCTGCTTTGGATATAAAAGAACAGAACATACCAATACATTCAAATTACCAGGCACATCGAACAATGCCACACGCAAACCCTGCACAACCTGCTCTCAGTGGTGTTCCACAGCAGCAGATGGCACCATCCAAAGGTTTATTTGCCTTTAACCTTGAAAATG AAATCGTCCTCAGAGCAAGAGTTGCCAATGTTGAAGAACAAGATTACATAGAAATAGAGTTGGATCGGTCTTCATTGACATTTGATGCCCTCCTGAACTTGTTGTGTCAAGAACTGAACATTGATAAACGCCTTGTATATAAAATACGTAAATTGCCCAATACGATCATCCGCAAAGACAAAGATGTGAAGCGTCTTGTGGATTTCCAAGAATTAGAACTTATTCTTACTAACAAAGCCATCAGTGCCTCATCTCGGACTTATGGTGTTGGCACAAAACTGAAGTCTGAacaaattttgtattaa